TTCTTTCTCAGCGACCGCAGGACTAAATGGCCATCCAATTTAGAAGATTCTGCCCAAGAGTAGGGACTTGTAAAGGTCTAGACTGAACTTCATGTTGCTGCCCACAGATTTTGGAGAGAGACACATTTTTCAAAACAGGGAGCAAAAGCTACCTAAGCTCTAGTTTAGGGATGGAAAAGCCCCCCGGTTGCCTGAATCTCACACCTGAGACATAGGGCATcccccagcatcggggagccCATGCTGACACTCCAGCTTCACCacagtccccaactgatttttctgtgggtaagcaatccctgacccaaaaaaggttttctacccctgctctagtggaatgagctctAAAGTGGCTATGTGGCTCTACCCTCGCTAACTTGGAAAACATCCTGATGAAATCAGAATCCCACCCAGAAAATCTTTACAGTTCCCACTTCTTAACATCTGCAAAGGTCCCAATTGATCACGTTTGGCTTCAAAATTAGGCTCAAGACAAATCTCTAAAGGCCAACTACTTACATACCTCATAGCATGTAAGAATTTACATAAAGGCTTATCTACACATACAGCTGCATCACTTAGCCGAAGTCGCTATCTATGCTGATGGGACAGCAATCGTCAATGGCCTGAATGGCCTGAGAATCTTACTACTGTATATTTGTGACGTTTAACTTCCTCTGGGGATGAATGACACTCTGGAAAAAATGGGGAAGTGAActtatggggggagggatagctcagtggtttgagcattggcctgctaaacccagggctgagttcaatctttgagggggctatttaggaatctggggcaaatctgtcagggatggtacttggtcctgctgtgagggcaggggactggactctataacctctcaaagttccttccagttctatgagatagataGGTATAAAATGCTGAAATAGATATGGGCAGGAACTTAATGACCCTATCTTTACAAAATGCCATATAATGAGCTAACGTGGTGTCCCAAATCTTTTCTACTCTTTCAGCAGAGGTAATCGCTACTAAAGAGGCAGTCTCCATTGTCGATGATAGAAggcagtggtaggcaacctgcagcccaagggCTACATGAAATGCATTGGGGTTCTATGCATGGTCCACAAGgcattttgtttatcattgtCCACGCACAAGGGTtgcagattctgctggttttcgtcCCCATTGTTCTTCTTACCAGCATTACagaagtgacacacacttaatgcaagggcatgtgaagtgaggtgcatgctgactaTACCCAGCATTGAAGGAGAGCTGCGTGCTCCCTCTGAACTCTGAGTGCACTTTGGATGTAATCagtacaccctgcaaattctaggtacacaagtgccgtcagcaaaactactctatcccgGGAAACTGTGTTGGATACAACAACCTTGCAGCTAATGATATGAAggaggcccactcactagtccaGGTTGCCCATTGCCGGTATAGGGGAGACCCATCAACTAGAGAGGATGCTCCTCCACCTGGGGAAAAACATGAATCAAGGCCCTAAGAACATTTGCCActgaagggaaggaaaaaaagcatGTAGGTGGATATTGCTGAACAGGTGCTTATAGAGCTGATCGAACTTTCTATTTGTTCACCTACCCTGACATAGTTGGAAAAATCAAAGCAGTTACTGGGCCCTTTACTGGATTCTAGACCTCATATCTTGACTTGCTGGAAGTCAGATGACACATATGGGCTTTGTGAGCTTGGTACAGATTAGCTGcgtgcataagaatggccatattgggtcaaactaaaggttcatctagcccagtatcctgtcttttgacagcgCCACGTGGCCCAgagaaaacaaacagaacaggtaatcataaaATGATcaatccatcccatcacccattcccaacttctgacaaacagaggctagggacaccatttctacacaTTCTAATAAGCATTGATTGTCCTATCCTACATAAATtgatctagttcctttttgaaccctattaaggtcctggtcttcacaacatccttgggcaaggagttccacaggttgaatgtgttgtgtgaagaaatacttcattttgtttgttttacacctgctacTTGTTAATTTCTTTTGATattcacataacataagaactagatatcaagtaaataacttttctttattcacttttcccatcccagtgatgattttatagacttctagtATATTTCCCCTTATTCTTcgcttttctaagatgaaaagtccattttattaatctctcctcataaggcAGACATTCCATACCCGTAGacagttttgttgcccttttctgaactttttccccatgccaagatatcttttttgagatgaggtgaccacatctgcgtgcagtattcaagatgtgagcgtaccatggatttatataaagggaataagatattttctgtcttattctctatgcctTTCTTAATGAGTCCGaacattattttctttaaaaaaagtaaacagactgctgctgcacactgagtgaatgttttcagagaactatttacaatgacaccaagatctctcgagtggtaatagccaattagtccccatcactttatacatatagttgggattatgttttctaattaAGGATGTGAACAGTTAACTGGTAAGTAGTACCCTTACCacatgatgcttactggttaggGTTCATTGGTGGGCTGGAGCAACCTCTTGCCCATTGTAGGAAAGGAACTGGCCCAGCTAGGCAAGGCCCACCACACCGTGCACAGTGGTGCTCCagcttggctggagcagctcgTTTAACCAGTCAAATATAATCTTTAACCGGTCAAATACAatctttaaccagttaactgattaactgggattttacatcactaTTTTCAGTatgcatcactttgcatttaGTAACATTAAAaatcatctgccattttgctgccttaggtttgtgagatccttttgaagctcttcacagtctgctttggacttaactatcttgcacagtttaatatcatctgcaaatgttgccatctcactgtttatgcttttctccagatcatttgtgaATACATGAATCTGACTGGTCACAGGATGGACCTCTGTGGGACACCAATAATtatctctttccattctgaaaactgataatttattcctatcctttgcttcctatcttttaaccagttatcagtccatgagaggacgttccctcttatcccatgacagcttatatGCATCATGTTGGCAACTCTTTCAAATGCTTTGATCTAGTTCTCTTTAAAAGGGGACCAGATCAAAGTGTATAAATGATTGTCAACGAGTGCATCAGCAGGATGCAGTTATCTCATGaaaggggtatgtgtgtgtgcatatgaaaCAGTGTGCATAAAGATTCACACTCCAACTTGCCATGAATTAAGTTTACATATACAAACCCTGGGTGATAAGAGACTACTTGAATCAAACTGAAACCAAATGCATGCTATACACTACCTGACACATGTAATCAGGTCTGATGGGCTGAGGCCAGGTGTTAGTtaagagaaattaaaatgaaagtcAGCCATGAGATTTCAAGTCTGAGCTTTAATATCAGAACTAAAACATCTTTTGTTGAATTCATCTAAACCACTTAAAAATGGATGTTCAAATTCTTATGGCACAAAATTCTGGCTCAGAGCTGGTGGGTCATTtggccaattaaaaaaaaaaaaatacaaaaacagggCTTTCACCGCACAATATATGAATCAGAACTGAGCAACATcttaaagctttttaaaaagtatctgGCCAAATTCTACTGAGAATTTGTGCAAtccattctttttaaaaaaatacttttaatagGTTTGCACAAGTGTAATGGAGAATTTTACACAGATTGAGTCTCACTTAAATTActaacattttgaaaatttagacATACAAGAGCAAATTTAAAACTATCCCTGCAGTAAGGATTAATTGTTTTTAGAAATAATGGTTGAGACTACTTACAAAAATTGATTCCACATATACTAAAAAGGTCAATGAGTGAGAGAGAACTAAATTTCAGTAATTTCATCTTTTCCCACCATGTTTGACAAAAGTTAAATACAGACACAGAATGGTTCTTGTGCAGGCATCTGTTGGCAGTACACTTAATATAAGATGGTATAATGCATCTAGGTAATCTCACTGGTTTATGAAACTGTCTTTAGTCTGTGGTTGACCTTCGGTACCAAAATCGAGCTCTGTAGTCATCACTGCATGTCATGAAACCAGGATTGGTCGGAGAATGAACAATACAACGGACAATACTGTTATGCCCCAATGACAGAAGATTTCGCCGTTCTGCAGTTCTTGAGTCCCAGCAGCAGAGACTTATGGTCCTTTCATCAGGTAGCAACACATAGTCCTCTGTGTGGTTAAAGACTGCCTGTGTTCTGTGTACCTGTCGTCCACTCAAACCAGCTCCTATAATAGCAAGGACATGATATTCATTGTAAGTGTAAATAAAACATGTAACCTAGAGTAGCCTTGTTTAAAAGGGAGACTGTCAAAAGCCTAACAAGGAGTCTCTCCTTTAGATATTACTTAGTAAGGACCATCAACAAAGGTCAGCTTTGTGTTCACTGATGAATATTTTAGAAAGGTTTTGAGAAAGTTCTGCCATAAcatgtctcctcccaccctcactACAAAACGCCTATTTGCCAAATCCCCAGTAGCACAAAGAAAAGCAGCAATAGTCACAGCCCTGAAGAATGACAATTATGCTAGGGAAAATGCCCTTCCAAACTGTTCATACACAAGGCAACGCACACCCTCCTGATAATATAATAACAAGATTAGTATTTAGATGCTGAACACAACTCAAGACTAATTTGAGAATTGGATCACTAAAGGGCATCCAAATTTACTGAAACTAATACCGGACCATCAGAAGTCAGAGCACTGCAGAAAGAACTGTGAAATGAAGGCATGTCTTCTTCATactatttttaaatctttctggGTAGTTATAATTCAGATCACACTTCAAATCCTGACTTACATAATAAGAGATGAGTTTGGGAATAATTTGAGTATGGTGAATATTTATATTCAAGAGACTTAAAACTATTTTAATAGGGATGGTGAAATTTTCTTGTGCTCTGTCCAACATTGCATGGCACGTTCCCTAGGGAtgcaagcgactagtcgactatccgataagcataaacttactggatagtcgagtagtgacttgactccttccccattccccccgccGTTTCTGTCTCTGTCAGGGAGATGGGAGGacatgagccagggctgggggtagctggcttaaaagactgttctttctctctctctctctcccccctccttctccaggGGGTGCTAGCCCTACTCCAGCTCTGCCGAGTGGTCCTATCAACTAATgatatagttgatacaaattgtattgactatacaatAGCTCgctaactgcaatttaacatccctactacaccTGCCCACTCTTTACCTGACTCAAAACCAACAGCATTAGACTCTTGTGTGCAGAAGCATTAAATTCAGAAGCTCGCTGAAAGTGTATGCACAATACAGAAAAATTCATTATGTTACATATCCCTACAATGTACTTATGCAGAAGTCACAGCTATCAGTATTGGCATTAGGCAAGCTAGATACGGTTTTGCTAATAAAACTATATATGTTATTTATTTGTTGTGGCTTAAAAAAAGTCAGTGTAATCATTTTCAACTACAAGTGACTTTCAATTGGTTTGTTTTGGTAGGAGCTTTTTGATTTTATGGGAGGGAGGGCGGGGTACTGttagaaagagacagacagaaagggcATCGGGCACAATCTTTTCCAGAATTCAGCATCAAAGAGATGATTGGAAATAAaaggtttgtttttggttttaaaaCTGGAGTTCCACATTGTACTAATCAATATCTCCACAGTGTGAGGGTTCTTCTTCCAAAAACCATCTTGAAGAAAATCTATACACATTTCAACAAAACCGTTCACCTATAAAGTATTCACAGACCATTTCATAGAAATATagagaattagggatgttaacatgtagtcaactatacaattaactgataagcctaggcttataggttaatcttgttgactacacacctctgcccctgcccacttgcagcctctgtatcagaggcaacaagtggAGTGAGGGGGAGctagtgcccatgaggagcttgcattaagcaggctccccatgaccAATGGATTTGCCTACCTCTCCCAGCCTCATGCTGAAGTGCGGCAGATGAGGGGAGTAGGCTGGCGGTGATGTGCGCGGGAAGTCAATTTTAAAACCAGATTCTCGCATGTATTGGCTCTGTGGACCCACctacctcctacagaggcagcagcatgggggacagGGAGAAGGGCAtgagaggctgctgtgaagcagctttTGCCCGCAGCAGGCCCAGGCACACAACAGACTGAGGCTGCTCCGCCTCCCATGGAGAGCTCCAACCCCCCATGGATAGGAACTGCTgacaccctgcattgctgcctctctatcagaggcagcagcatggggtggcagagggctccctgggagtggggccggggcgcactggctggcagccctgctcccagggactattgaatagccATGCAACTGATAATATTTTGTGTAATTACACGACTATTCAAATTACACTATATCTAACATACTATAGAAAATATGTGACACCCTTCCCTTACTGAATCAGTCAACCAAATCAAAAGACCTTCATAGCACATAAGGCATGAGCACAATGGGAAATTCTTTGCTAACAGGGTAGGAACTGTTAACTAAAATTGGAAAGAGCACAGCTAATGGAGGAAAATGCACGTTATTATTCATATCTACATATAAAATAGAAACACTATCTAGCTTAGTCATTACTCCCACTGCAAAAGTTAATACTGAACTTTCTTATAAAAATGTTTCAGATATACTATGGCACACACAGACTTGACTTAATTAGAAAGATTATGTTTTGCTTACTTCTTTATCACGTAAAGTGACAGCTTTGCAAACATATTGTGGTTGTTTAATTAAGGCTATACTGCACCCTGCTGGTTAAAAATGTTACTAGTTTATACTTTGGGCAACAAGGACACAGGACTCCTTAAATTACACTAGCGCTTTTGCAGACAGAATCAAAGTGCccttgaaggcaggggactggacttgatgatctctcaaggtcccttccacttctagtattctatgattctaatttctTGTTTTGGCAGATCAAACTGTCCTAATGTTTCTAGAATGTATTTTACAGCAACACAATTTCCAGTAGAGATTACAGAGGACTGACAGACAGAATCAATCAGCAAATACTTGCCAAAAAGATGACGATGTTTTTGCTTTTAACTTCCTTTTTGGAGTAACACAAGAGAATTGTATTTGATTATGCATTCCCTGAACAGACAGCAAACCAAACAACACAACATTTGAAAAAGTTAAGTAATGATGGAAAGCTATCCAACTCCACTATAGATTAGGGTAGGATACTGACCAACACATAAACAAACTTATGAACAGAATGAATTGACTTATCTGTGACCAAGACTAGAAAGAAAAATCTTGGGGAATCATAACACATCATCTTCACAGAATAAACTTACAATTAATTTTATAGATCACCATCCAACAGCACAAGGCTATCATGATCTTGTGAGTAAATTGTGAAAAATctttcacatatttaaaaacagacAAGTCTCGAGGGATAGCTGTTTTTGTGTTTGTATCTgacaaagggcatgtctagactacattcctctttcgaaaacaATGCAAATTacgcaaatcgaaagtgcaaatgaagcacagatttaaatatccagtgcttcatttgcatattcgcatatGATCGCTGTTTCGGAAAAGGGTGTTTCtgaagtgaaactgcagtctagactgcATACGAGTTCcttcgggggaaaaaaaccctttttcgaaagaacccgtatgcagtctagactgctgtttcactttcaaaacaccCTTTTCCGAAACAGCGATcagatgcgaatatgcaaatgaagcactggatatttaaatctgtgcttcatttgcactttcgatttgcgtAATTTGCATtgtttttgaaagaggaatgtagtctagacattgctAAAATggcttttacccatgaaagcttgtgcccaaataaaatctgttagtctttaaggtaacACAAGACTCCTTGTTATATTTAAATGAATGCATCAATCCCAGGACTAAACACTTACAAATTTTGAACTGTATTAAATATTCAATCCCATTACCAGACGATTACTTCATGAACAATTTTTGCTTGGTAAGTCATCTGCCACATACCTGTATATTTGACCAGCGTTCGACCTGTGGATATCTCCCAGAGTTTACCTACAGAGTCTTTTCCACTTGACAGGATGTACTTTGAATTTTTTGAAAAGATGGCAGAACAGACTTCAGCCCCGTCATGGGCTTTCTCAAAAGTAGTGATGCACCGATTTGAAACACCGTCCCATAATTTGATGCATCCATCCTTACTTCCAGTCACATACATATTAGCACTAGCATTATAGTTTACGGAACATATAGCATCGGTGTGTTGATCTTGAGGATTGCAAGACACAAAACACTGGAATGTATTGATATCATAAAGCCGTAAGGTAGGGTGCTGGGTACCAACAAGTATGAAGTCGCCAGAAGGATGAAAAGAGATGGAGCGTAACATTTCTGCTTCCTGCATGATGAGAAATATATAAATCAATATCAAGAACCTATTTCAAGAGAGAAAATCCTGGTAGATTCACAAGTCTGAAGTTATAGTTTCATATTTACAAAGTTAAATTCTTAATTGGTAAAGACAACCAAAGGACTCCAATTCTGTTCATAAAAGAAATGCCAGCACTACTCCTTACATTTTCAGGTTTTGCTGGTAGCACATTTAGAGAGGAGAGTGGACATCAGCTTTGAAAAGATCACAGGCACACATTTTATGTACCTAATTTGTGTGCTTATCAGAAGACTATACACAAATTGGATAATTGCATACTCCTGTGTACCTAGTCATTTCTGCATGCAGAcacaaattagctgttaccatggTAGTTATACACCTCAAGCTTTTTTGTTTAACCTCCTTACCCCCCTGAAACGATAGCCTCTCACCTGGATATATTTGAAGGCTCTCTTGGCAGAAGGTTTTGAATAGTCAAACAATTTAAGTGTATAGTCCCTTGAACCAGATGCCAGGATCTGTTCTGTTGGATGGAAAGCTAAACATGTAACCTCATCTACGTGGTCATATAAAGTCCGGATAACAGGATGATTTTCCATATTCTGCTGTGCTGTCTCATTCATCATGACCTTCAGAAAACATTGAAACAAGTCAATAAATAGTGTCTCCTTCTGACAATGAATGAACCATAAAACACTCTCCCACTATTTATGTCATTACTCTatccatttaaaagaaaaacccaatCAAACATGTAGGATTTCCTGGAAGAAGAGAAAAAGTGAATTTTAAACAtgcatcaattaaaaaaaaaaagagcacacAATTTTCTCAAAGTTCTTTGCAAATATTGGTCATAAACATCCCTATGACAAGTGTACAATATCCTTCTTTTACAGAGAAGCAAACAGAAATTGACAGAAGTTAGCAATTTGCCCAAAGTCAAAATGGAGTCAACGGAAGAGggaaaccctccctcccccccaaatctcagCATTCCCAAGTGTTAGCTGTATGCTCTAATTCAAAATACTACCCTTCTTGAATAAAAGTCACCTTTGTAATTAAGACAATTTTGCTCATGGCAACAGTCTTAGGTTGTGAACTGCCACTAGTGTGCAGAGTCCACACTACAACAAAAAATACTTTTCCGTAAGTATGCTATCACAGGCAGAACACATGCTATAAAATGGATGTATAATTTTTATCACTCACTGACTGATCATCACAATTCATGTGATACTTTACCTCAATGGGCATAGCACTTTTTGCCAACATTCTCTCTGTATCAAGAATTTTTATTGAGGCATCAGCAGATCCTGTAGCTATTAACTGCCCATCTCTGCTATATGTAGCTACGCGACATGGTCCTTTATGAGATGTGACATAACAGGTCTCATATTCAGAAGCCTCTGGTGACATAGTCTGGACATCTGCGTCAAATTCTAAGTCAATCCCTGTTCCTGGAGCTACTGTATCGGAGCGTCCAATTGCATACTGAACTGCACTGTCATCATTCTCCATTCCTGAAGGACAAgaaatgaaatatatttattttctccacaaaaAGACTAAGTCTTCAAAAATAACCTAAAAACTGCTTCGAGTAGCTATGATTATATCTACAGTGAGCTTTCACAGGAAATAGTAACACTgcatagaattaaaaaaaaataataaaaaattttttttacagaACCTTTCCCATAGCAGCTCATTAAAGAATACTCAAGAAAAGAGTTTATGGCCACTATCACTACGGCTATATCTACATTATGGGGTTTTCCCGGGATACcagtggtatcccggaaaaactccgctgcgtccagggaatgtgtctgctcttccatttttttttgcggaagagcagatgcactctttcggaagccctgtcttcctcctcctacgacgaagaagggctcttccgaaagaggaagcttttccaaaatttagcccagtgtagacgggccaaattttggaaaagcctcttccaaaaaaaaaaatcagaaaaagatacgcaaagtgcagagtgcaatttgtgtacttttttctgatagatcattgtagtatagacatagactACTATAATGAAGCAGTCTCACTAACAGGGTCTTGCTTCATGACCAGGTCTCCTAGGCACCACAATAATTCAATTCAGAATAATGAGAATCTTTATTCCTCCATATACATATAATCCATACTGAAACACCTTCTCTTCAAGGTCGCATCTTCATTGGTAAAATGAGAATTTAATATATTagtacagaggtggggaaccttttttgggtcaagggctgctgacccacagaaaaatcagttagtgGCCATACACAAGAGAGAAGCcaactc
The genomic region above belongs to Pelodiscus sinensis isolate JC-2024 chromosome 18, ASM4963464v1, whole genome shotgun sequence and contains:
- the CSTF1 gene encoding cleavage stimulation factor subunit 1 isoform X2, producing the protein MYRTKVSLKDRQQLYKLIISQLLYDGYINIANGLINEIKPQSVCAPSEQLLHLIKLGMENDDSAVQYAIGRSDTVAPGTGIDLEFDADVQTMSPEASEYETCYVTSHKGPCRVATYSRDGQLIATGSADASIKILDTERMLAKSAMPIEVMMNETAQQNMENHPVIRTLYDHVDEVTCLAFHPTEQILASGSRDYTLKLFDYSKPSAKRAFKYIQEAEMLRSISFHPSGDFILVGTQHPTLRLYDINTFQCFVSCNPQDQHTDAICSVNYNASANMYVTGSKDGCIKLWDGVSNRCITTFEKAHDGAEVCSAIFSKNSKYILSSGKDSVGKLWEISTGRTLVKYTGAGLSGRQVHRTQAVFNHTEDYVLLPDERTISLCCWDSRTAERRNLLSLGHNSIVRCIVHSPTNPGFMTCSDDYRARFWYRRSTTD
- the CSTF1 gene encoding cleavage stimulation factor subunit 1 isoform X1; the protein is MAARPGVRRLSGRRLPSACERRLLPRGLNNVGPLPPEPRPLRLPFLEAEAPARHSLLTMYRTKVSLKDRQQLYKLIISQLLYDGYINIANGLINEIKPQSVCAPSEQLLHLIKLGMENDDSAVQYAIGRSDTVAPGTGIDLEFDADVQTMSPEASEYETCYVTSHKGPCRVATYSRDGQLIATGSADASIKILDTERMLAKSAMPIEVMMNETAQQNMENHPVIRTLYDHVDEVTCLAFHPTEQILASGSRDYTLKLFDYSKPSAKRAFKYIQEAEMLRSISFHPSGDFILVGTQHPTLRLYDINTFQCFVSCNPQDQHTDAICSVNYNASANMYVTGSKDGCIKLWDGVSNRCITTFEKAHDGAEVCSAIFSKNSKYILSSGKDSVGKLWEISTGRTLVKYTGAGLSGRQVHRTQAVFNHTEDYVLLPDERTISLCCWDSRTAERRNLLSLGHNSIVRCIVHSPTNPGFMTCSDDYRARFWYRRSTTD